The Vicia villosa cultivar HV-30 ecotype Madison, WI unplaced genomic scaffold, Vvil1.0 ctg.002324F_1_1, whole genome shotgun sequence genome includes a window with the following:
- the LOC131638512 gene encoding replication protein A 70 kDa DNA-binding subunit C-like, with protein sequence MSRKFDSIKDITDKKETWRLAVRIIDSWSVVNSKGAEHLEMVIMDAAGDRIQVLIRADHTHKWKPRIQENMTCIINNGTVFDNDFQWKLCDHSKKFVFLGGTTMKHMDVQNIPPRKYYFKDFSEINGGNCQLNRLEDIIGVVHEINNMQSNTPGKKTFVAFSLKDLSGNIVSCTLWESYGSKFLDYYNDPNNSGAIVVILTHAMIKESQVSNAWSGSKLLINEDIPEISEFLSKLPANEQNQKPSQFAKSMSLWSGGSQFTTLEKFVHKAKCIPLSELTKIKQDMLCVTIGTTVKFYVSKHGWFYYGCTKCSVKATDLNNPYKCVCGENVNKPIPRYKVDIYVYDGESKFRFVFWDADCEHIIGQSADSMHKSMLENGEDDPMVYPDELDILLEKKMALRAKVQPTFEQASVWKLSYDEEFVNQIEKDYIANEAHSIPVTQNAVSDHVETSMESLSAFGENDPDKSLANTPSKSVSHAVDAEDSDCHVLGLTQYSGTKPPKKVKIEPNA encoded by the exons ATGAGTCGAAAATTTGACTCCATCAAAGACATTACCGACAAGAAGGAGACGTGGAGACTGGCTGTTCGTATTATTGATTCATGGAGCGTCGTTAACAGTAAGGGTGCTGAACATCTGGAGATGGTTATCATGGATGCTGCG GGTGATCGAATTCAAGTTTTGATTCGTGCTGATCACACACATAAGTGGAAACCAAGAATTCAAGAAAATATGACTTGCATAATAAACAACGGCACTGTATTTGATAACGATTTTCAGTGGAAGCTTTGTGACCATTCTAAAAAATTTGTCTTCCTTGGTGGTACGACCATGAAACACATGGATGTTCAAAATATTCCTCCTCGAAAGTATTATTTCAAAGACTTTTCTGAAATTAATGGAGGCAATTGTCAACTAAACAGACTTGAAG ATATTATAGGTGTTGTGCATGAGATCAACAATATGCAATCAAACACGCCCGGGAAGAAGACATTTGTTGCCTTCAGTCTGAAAGATTTGAG TGGTAACATTGTTAGCTGCACATTATGGGAGAGCTATGGATCTAAGTTTTTGGATTACTACAATGACCCAAATAATAGCGGTGCTATTGTCGTCATACTAACCCATGCAATGATAAAGGAATCCCAgg TATCCAATGCATGGAGTGGTTCTAAGCTGCTGATCAATGAAGACATCCCTGAGATTTCCGAGTTTTTATCAAA gcTGCCTGCAAATGAGCAAAATCAAAAGCCTTCCCAATTTGCCAAATCTATGTCTCTTTGGTCCGGTGGATCTCAGTTTACAACACTTGAAAAATTTGTTCATAAGGCAAAGTGCATTCCTTTGAGTGAATTaaccaaaatcaaacaa gACATGTTATGTGTGACCATTGGAACTACTGTTAAATTTTATGTATCCAAGCATGGTTGGTTCTACTATGGTTGTACAAAGTGCTCTGTCAAGGCTACTGATTTGAACAATCCATACAAGTGTGTCTGTGGCGAAAATGTTAACAAACCCATACCAAG GTACAAAGTTGATATATACGTTTATGACGGTGAATCAAAGTTCCGATTTGTCTTTTGGGATGCCGACTGTGAGCATATAATAGGACAATCTGCTGATAGCATGCATAAATCAATGTTGGAG AATGGTGAAGATGATCCCATGGTTTATCCTGATGAGCTTGACATCTTACTGGAAAAGAAAATGGCTTTGAGAGCTAAGGTACAGCCAACCTTTGAGCAAGCATCTGTTTGGAAGTTGTCGTACGATGAAGAATTTGTCAACCAAATTGAAAAGGATTATATTGCTAATGAG GCTCATAGTATTCCTGTCACGCAAAATGCTGTTTCTGATCACGTTGAAACTTCCATG GAGTCGTTATCTGCATTTGGAGAAAATGATCCAGACAAGAGTTTGGCCAATACCCCTTCAAAGAGCGTCTCCCATGCCGTTGATGCCGAAGATTCGGATTGTCATGTTTTAGGCCTTACTCAATACTCAGGAACCAAACCACCCAAAAAAGTGAAgattgaaccaaatgcttga